In Jaculus jaculus isolate mJacJac1 chromosome 2, mJacJac1.mat.Y.cur, whole genome shotgun sequence, the genomic window acaattctctctctttcacataaaaaatttagccaggggctggagagatggcttagtggttaagcgcttgcctgtgaagcctaaggaccccggttcgaggctcggttccccaggacccacgttagccagatgcacaagggggtgcaggcatctggagtttgtttgcagtggctggaagccctggtgcacccattctctctctctctctctgcctctttctctcttgctctgtcactttcaaataaataaataagaatgaacaaaaaaaaaaataaaaaaaaattggccaggtgtggtggtgtatgcctttaatcccagcactcgggaggcagaggtgggaggatcaccatgagttcgagaatacctgagactacatgagttccaggtcagcctgggctagagtgaaaccctgcctggcggggtggggtgggggtggagggggctgtttgtagaacatttaaaaagccgggtgtggtggtgcctttaatcctagctctgtggtaggagcattgccatgaatttgaggccaccctgagactacatagtgaattccagggttagactgagctagagtgagaccttacctcgaaaaacaaaaacaaaacacacaaaaattaagagcaaaaaaaaaaatctaactataACTACATTATCATCTTgaatttaaaaacattatctTAACAACTAGGGAAAGTAAGTGAAACTATAGTTCTAACAATAACCACTAGGCATATTTCCAATCCATAGACAGAGCCATTGCTAAACAAAACTCAGAAGAAAACTTTTCTTTAATGCATACATTATAGGTCTACAAAACAACAGTAATTTCAACTGAAGAATTTCATAAAAACTACAAGTCAAAAGAAATTTATgtttcaaattttcaaaaaaaaagcattttttctGAAATTccaatatgttattttttaaaaacttctgttCACTTTGGTAGTTcagggctggcctagaactcattctgtaactaggttggccttgaactagcagtaatccttctgcctcgaCCTCTCAAATGCTAGAATGGGTATGAGTTACACACCTAGCTCTGACTGTTCTTTAAAATaactatttataaaatttaaaaattttttactttgaaaaaatatgtgAATTCCTATATTTAGCTAcaagaaatgaataaatcaagataGTACAATTAACATGCATGTTTAAATCACAAATATTTTGGTTTTGTAAATCCATAGTATCGTTAATTCTTACCTTTTGGCTATTTGATTCTCAAGATGTTTAACTTTTTCTAGTAACTCTTTCTCAATAAGTTCTCTCTCCAACTTAAATTCTTTTAGTGCAGTCTGAATAGCTTCATCCCTTTCACAATTAAGCTTCTGAATTAACTGCTCTTTGTCTTGTTGGTGCCTCATGACCAACTCCTCTTTGTCCTTCTCAAGGTTCTGGATAATAGCTTCGTAGTTCTCTTTTTGATGCGCTagtttttcatctttttgtttctCCACAGCACTCAATTCTGAGTCTAATTTACACTGCAGCTCAGCTATTTGTTCTCTaaggtttttttctatttcaaatgCTTGATGATGCAGAGATGTTACATTGTCTAATTCAGCTTTAAGTAGAGTAGACTCTTCTTCATGTCGACTAATTAACTCTGAAATGCACTGATCTTTTTCAAGTGTCATTAGAGTTCTTAGCTCTGATAAACCCACCTGATAATTTTCATTATTATCTTGAATCTTTTGGTTCAGTTTACATATTTCTGTTCTTAAATGTTCAGTCTCTTGTTCAAGGAGAGATTTCAAAGTCTCTTTCTGCTGTGCTCTGCTTTCTTCCaacaaattttttatttcatctgtttctgtttcttttaatgCAAGTTCGACTTCTAATTTACATCTCATATCTGAGAGATCAGAAATCTTGAGTGTTAATTCCTGAAGCTGTTGTTCTTTCTCTTGGATAGTTGTAGCATGAGACACTAGTATCTGATCAATTCTTTGTTGGTTTTCCTCTTTTAACTTCTCCAAGGAAAATTTGTGGTCTGTCATAACTTTCTCAAACTCCTGTGTGTGCCTGATGTGTAGTGTGTCTTCTAACTCTTTCAGGTGACTCTGCTCTAAGCACTGAAGTTCTGCTCTCAGTAACTCCATCTTCTCATCACTTTCAACATGCAGCTTTTTTAAGTCTTCTAACACTACCTCCCGTGACTGCTTTAGCTCTTTAATTTCACAGTTTTGAGTATGCATTATATTCTCCATCTCTAACAACTTCTGATCTTTTTCATTCTGCATGGAGATGAcagtttctttttcatgtttaacCAAAGCAAATTCATTATCTTTATTTTGTAAAACCTCCTCAAGGCATACTAAATCTcccttcaattttttaattttcttctcattttcttgaCATTCCTTTACTACTGCATCAAGTTTGTCCTCATACTCACTTTTTAAAGATTGTAGTTCTTTTTGATGTTTTTCCTTTAGTGTtatttctagaaaatattttactttttcaataatgtttcttatttctactgttatacattttaaagaatttGAGAAGTCACACTGTTCTTTTTGTACAAATGTTCTAAAGTGGCACAGGTCTGCCTTGATGGTTTGTATACTTAAATGAGAGTCTTGTGCAACAACTCTACATTTTTCCAACTGGGCATTCAAAGAAACATGATCTCCAAAGCCCTCTTTACCACATACATTTGTATCTTGCATACGTCTACTATCTATTGCATTTATGACTGATGAATAAAGTGATTCAACCATCATTTCTGGACTTTGTGGATCACTTATTGGATTAGGAGATGATAAATTTTCTTCTATCACAAATTCATTCACAGCAGACATGAAATCTGATTCAGGACTTTCTGCTAATGAATCCAAGTCTAATGAAGCTTGATGAATAGTTTGGTTTGGGTGGGGTATAGTTTCAAAATCAAATGTATGTGCATCAATGCTATCGGGAGACAATTCTTCTAAGGGACATACTGCAGGACATAAAGGATCTTGAACAGTGAGTGGAGGAGGAGTTCTTGGTGAGGTAGTAGTTGTTATTCCTATTGTACTTTCTATCCTTGGAGACGAAGCAGACTGTGGGGATGCCTGACTCGTGGAAAcctagaagacagaaagaattttaaagagCTATAACAAGACAAACACTTTTTACTACTTAAAAtttattggggggaaaaaaaaaacttaatttgcCTTTTGTTCATTTAGCAGATCTGTAATGGTCTGTGACATTTCATCCAAACTTTGTGCTGCTTTTACCAAATTATGTAGGGCAAGTACATGTTGGTGCAGAGGTTCAAAGTCACAAAGCAAGGGAATCCTGTAAAAGAATGAAGCAGAAAATGAGATTTCTGGTTTCTTCAGCAAAAGATAGGTAACTGTGAATGAATTATTTCACTATGCCAAAAACTGAAGAATAATCATTCTTACTCAAACAATGTCAGGAACATTGGAAAAAAGCCTATGTAATTAGTAAAGGGATAAGATATAAAGTTCCCCCACAGAATGCCAAGTCAGAGTAGctaacagaaataaaacaaattcatATAAAGTATAACTTTCGTTTCCTATACTTTTGCTTTCTGAATATTTATCTTCCCTAGATAATTCCTTTAAGAGTCACAAGAGGGCTAGTCTGTCATAAAGCATCTTGGTCCTGTCATCTGAATACTGGGTGCTAGTTTTGGCACCccaaatacaatgaaaacatttcaaGATTATAACTGAAGTTAAAATACTGGTTACATTTACCTGAGGAATGGCTGAACTTCTGTAGGACAATATGATTGGAGAAACTGTAAATCTTTTAATGAAATATCTGGAAGTTCACAGTCAAACTTTCGAGGCTTCTGGGTCTAcaagaaaaagaattaataaaaacatgaaagataaatttacataaattttcttgcaataacaaaattaaataataagacacTGGTAAAACTGTATGTATAAATCATCTGAACataagggaaagaataaacaataCTAAAACAAAAGGCCATTCAAAAAAggcatggcattttttttttttttttggtgggggggaggaacTTCTAATATGATTGTGTCACAAGCTACAGCTTGCTTTCCCATTTGTTTTAGACATAATTTAATGGAAAGTCTAGTATTTTCATGAACACTAAATAAAACCACCTGTTGCATTGTGTGCATGCTGcaagtctctattttttttcctgacctacagagtgatcaaggaagacctCTCTAACCTGACCTTTTCCTACAACCAGACAATAAGCTTAGCTGCTGTAACATGCGAAGATTTTCCCTTTCTggtcaacatttcttttttttgctctTCTCTTGACATTTCTACTACTTTTTCAAAAATGAAGACTTTTGGTCAATTTTAACTTTtacattaaaaatgttaattgtAATTTACTACAATTTCCTTCTTTATAGTACTGGTAAGAAtagaatcttttaaaataattctaattATTTTAACCACCAATCAGGTAGATTTAGAGACGTCAGGACGCTCTTCACAAAGAAGTTTCTTAGTTAAATGAGTATGTGAATAATGTGTGTGTACTTATTCCTATGAGATGCTGCATATACAGAGACATAGTAAAAATGGGGGGTACAATCTCAAATTTCTTTGATCATGTGAAAGTTTCTTCTTACTtaataaaaactaacaaaaacccAGATAAAATTGGTCTTAACATATACTATGTTTTTCAAGTTTAATTCTTATGAACATTTATTGACAAGTCACAGTATTGTGATTCATTAGAACattaagtgtgtgggggggtgcagggAATAATGGGACAATAGTAATGACAGAAAAATGTAAGTACAAACAAAATCCCTCAAAATCTGTTCTTCTCAATACTGATACCCTATGAGCTATCCTATATGGTGAAGACAAGATAAAAAACAATGAATGTATATTACTTCAAATTTTATAGCATGGGTTTGCTTTGACAACACGTACACTAAATTTGGAATGATAGAAAGAATAGCATGGCCCTTGTGCAAGGGTGATGCCCAAATTTTTGaagcattcaataaataaatacaatgcttTATGCCAGCTTTGATTTTTAAAGCCAAAAACTTTTTTCTGCTAATTTACTCCTATCACAACCAAGTATGTTTTTCATAAATGTGTTTGTTTCTGGAAAGAGCTttagaatacaaaaataaatgaatcattaGAAAATAATACATACACAAAAGGAAGGTGGCCAGGAGTCCAGTCCCCTAAATAGACGGTTTCTTAAAAATGACTTccctatataaagaaattaagaaCATGGTTACTTTAGAAATTATCGAAAGCCAAAAAGGTAAATAAGTCAACAGACACTTACTGAATAATTTCCCAAAGGATTCCCTTTTtgacttttcagcttcatatagTCGCTTTCCATCTTTGACTAAAGCACCTGCCCACTTAAAGAGAGGAAGATGTATTATTAACACATACTAAATTATTAATGTTCATATATAATAAAACAATTTGAATTGCATACCTCTCTGTAGTGTTTAATGAACATTTTTCTCCTTACAACCTCAACAACGGCTAGGCAATACATCTGAGGAACTGTGCTAAGAGCCTCAACAATTTTGACTCTTTCTAACAGCTCTATTACAAGGCGGAGCAATGCTTGCAATTTCTCTCCATCCTGATCAGCATGAAGCATCACAAAGCAACACCACCTACAGAGTAAAATCCATTATTTTTAACAGCCCCGAAATTTGCTAAAAATCTTATAGATTACACTAAAGAAATCAAGCTATATATACTCTACTCCCAAAACTAAACAATACTTCAATAAAGTATTGGTAAAAGGAAGAGATAAACATCAAGTCTAAGACCCAAAATTCAAAATCATGGAATCACTTACTTCAGTCTGACATGTAAATTATTTGCTAGCTCTTGTTTGGCAGTGGTACATTTCTGTTTAATATCCAACAGTTTTCGATGGTTTTGCAACATAATCATCAGCTGATTTGCATGACTCAGGCACAAATCAGGTAATACAGATGCATCCTTCAAGTTTTCAGCTCTCATCTGA contains:
- the Rb1cc1 gene encoding RB1-inducible coiled-coil protein 1 isoform X1; this translates as MKLYVFLVNTGTTLTFDTELTVQTVADLKYAIQSKYKIAIQHQVLVVNGGECMAADRRVCTYSAGTDTNPIFLFNKEMILCDRAPAIPKTTFSTENDMEIKVEESLMMPAVFHTVASRTQLAVEMYEVAKKLCSFCEGLVHDEHLQHQGWAAIMANLEDCSNSYQKLLFKFESIYSDYLQSIEDIKLKLTNLGTAVSVMAKIPLLECLTRHSYRECLGRLDSLNEHEGSEKAEMKRSTELVLSPDMPRTTNTSMLTSFHKSVEPIAPDTTDAESDKEIRESGQNTVPQDETSVDAKDSDLPFFNVSLLDWINVQDRPNDVESLVRKCFDSMSRLDPKIIQPFMVECHQTIAKLDNQNMKAIKGLEDRLYALDQMIASCGRLVNEQKELAQGFLANQMRAENLKDASVLPDLCLSHANQLMIMLQNHRKLLDIKQKCTTAKQELANNLHVRLKWCCFVMLHADQDGEKLQALLRLVIELLERVKIVEALSTVPQMYCLAVVEVVRRKMFIKHYREWAGALVKDGKRLYEAEKSKRESFGKLFRKSFLRNRLFRGLDSWPPSFCTQKPRKFDCELPDISLKDLQFLQSYCPTEVQPFLRIPLLCDFEPLHQHVLALHNLVKAAQSLDEMSQTITDLLNEQKVSTSQASPQSASSPRIESTIGITTTTSPRTPPPLTVQDPLCPAVCPLEELSPDSIDAHTFDFETIPHPNQTIHQASLDLDSLAESPESDFMSAVNEFVIEENLSSPNPISDPQSPEMMVESLYSSVINAIDSRRMQDTNVCGKEGFGDHVSLNAQLEKCRVVAQDSHLSIQTIKADLCHFRTFVQKEQCDFSNSLKCITVEIRNIIEKVKYFLEITLKEKHQKELQSLKSEYEDKLDAVVKECQENEKKIKKLKGDLVCLEEVLQNKDNEFALVKHEKETVISMQNEKDQKLLEMENIMHTQNCEIKELKQSREVVLEDLKKLHVESDEKMELLRAELQCLEQSHLKELEDTLHIRHTQEFEKVMTDHKFSLEKLKEENQQRIDQILVSHATTIQEKEQQLQELTLKISDLSDMRCKLEVELALKETETDEIKNLLEESRAQQKETLKSLLEQETEHLRTEICKLNQKIQDNNENYQVGLSELRTLMTLEKDQCISELISRHEEESTLLKAELDNVTSLHHQAFEIEKNLREQIAELQCKLDSELSAVEKQKDEKLAHQKENYEAIIQNLEKDKEELVMRHQQDKEQLIQKLNCERDEAIQTALKEFKLERELIEKELLEKVKHLENQIAKSSTFESAREDSSSLVAELQEKLQEEKAKFLEQLEEQEKRKNEEMQNVRTSLIAEQQTNFNTVLTREKMRKENIINDLSDKLKSTMQQQERDKDLIESLSEDRARLLEEKKRLEEEVSKLRSSSFIPSPPIVAAPELYGACAPELPVETDRSAIETADEGRVDSAMETSMMSVQENIHTLSEEKQRIMLLERTLQLKEEENKRLNQRLMSQSMSSVSSRHSEKIAIRDFQVGDLVLIILDERHDNYVLFTVSPTLYFLHSESLPALDLKPGEGASGASRRPWVLGKVMEKEYCQAKKAQNRFKVPLGTKFYRVKAVSWNKKV
- the Rb1cc1 gene encoding RB1-inducible coiled-coil protein 1 isoform X2, which translates into the protein MKLYVFLVNTGTTLTFDTELTVQTVADLKYAIQSKYKIAIQHQVLVVNGGECMAADRRVCTYSAGTDTNPIFLFNKEMILCDRAPAIPKTTFSTENDMEIKVEESLMMPAVFHTVASRTQLAVEMYEVAKKLCSFCEGLVHDEHLQHQGWAAIMANLEDCSNSYQKLLFKFESIYSDYLQSIEDIKLKLTNLGTAVSVMAKIPLLECLTRHSYRECLGRLDSLNEHEGSEKAEMKRSTELVLSPDMPRTTNTSMLTSFHKSVEPIAPDTTDAESDKEIRESGQNTVPQDETSVDAKDSDLPFFNVSLLDWINVQDRPNDVESLVRKCFDSMSRLDPKIIQPFMVECHQTIAKLDNQNMKAIKGLEDRLYALDQMIASCGRLVNEQKELAQGFLANQMRAENLKDASVLPDLCLSHANQLMIMLQNHRKLLDIKQKCTTAKQELANNLHVRLKWCCFVMLHADQDGEKLQALLRLVIELLERVKIVEALSTVPQMYCLAVVEVVRRKMFIKHYREWAGALVKDGKRLYEAEKSKRESFGKLFRKSFLRNRLFRGLDSWPPSFCTQKPRKFDCELPDISLKDLQFLQSYCPTEVQPFLRIPLLCDFEPLHQHVLALHNLVKAAQSLDEMSQTITDLLNEQKVSTSQASPQSASSPRIESTIGITTTTSPRTPPPLTVQDPLCPAVCPLEELSPDSIDAHTFDFETIPHPNQTIHQASLDLDSLAESPESDFMSAVNEFVIEENLSSPNPISDPQSPEMMVESLYSSVINAIDSRRMQDTNVCGKEGFGDHVSLNAQLEKCRVVAQDSHLSIQTIKADLCHFRTFVQKEQCDFSNSLKCITVEIRNIIEKVKYFLEITLKEKHQKELQSLKSEYEDKLDAVVKECQENEKKIKKLKGDLVCLEEVLQNKDNEFALVKHEKETVISMQNEKDQKLLEMENIMHTQNCEIKELKQSREVVLEDLKKLHVESDEKMELLRAELQCLEQSHLKELEDTLHIRHTQEFEKVMTDHKFSLEKLKEENQQRIDQILVSHATTIQEKEQQLQELTLKISDLSDMRCKLEVELALKETETDEIKNLLEESRAQQKETLKSLLEQETEHLRTEICKLNQKIQDNNENYQVGLSELRTLMTLEKDQCISELISRHEEESTLLKAELDNVTSLHHQAFEIEKNLREQIAELQCKLDSELSAVEKQKDEKLAHQKENYEAIIQNLEKDKEELVMRHQQDKEQLIQKLNCERDEAIQTALKEFKLERELIEKELLEKVKHLENQIAKSSTFESAREDSSSLVAELQEKLQEEKAKFLEQLEEQEKRKNEEMQNVRTSLIAEQQTNFNTVLTREKMRKENIINDLSDKLKSTMQQQERDKDLIESLSEDRARLLEEKKRLEEEVSKLRSSSFIPSPPIVAAPELYGACAPELPVETDRSAIETADEGRVDSAMETSMMSVQENIHTLSEEKQRIMLLERTLQLKEEENKRLNQRLMSQSMSSVSSRHSEKIAIRDFQVGDLVLIILDERHDNYVLFTVSPTLYFLHSESLPALDLKPASGASRRPWVLGKVMEKEYCQAKKAQNRFKVPLGTKFYRVKAVSWNKKV